The DNA region GATAACTTTCCCGTTCGCTACTGCAAATAACTCAGTTTCTTTTGTTGTTGCAGCAGGTGTTGATACTTCTTCTTTCACTTCAGGCTTTTTTACAGGTTCACCTGAAATTGGAGCAGCTCCATTACGAATTTTATTCATTTCGTCTGCAACGAATTGAACCTCTGTCCCAACGATCACTTGAATATTTGTATCATCAATGACTTTCACACCTGGAACGCCAGTTGCTTTGATTTTCCCTTGATCGACTTTACTTGTATCAGCCACTGTTAAACGTAAACGAGTTGTACAGTTGTCGATAGAAGTAACATTTGCATCTCCGCCAAGACCTTGATAAATTCTGCTTGCTAATACAGCGAATTTATTATCTCCACTTGTTGCAACATCTGGTGTTTCTTCGCCTTCACCTTCTTCACGACCTGGTGTCATCAAGTTAAACTTCTTGATTGCAAAGTCGAATACTACGAAGTAAAGAACAGCCATTACTAATCCTTGAACGATCAACATGTACGGTTGGTTCGCGATTGGATTACGTAAGCTTAACACAAAGTCGACTAGTCCAGCACTAAATGCAAAACCTGCTGTCCAGTGGAAAATTGCTGAGATGAATAATGAAATACCTGTCAAAATAGCATGTAATACATATAATGGCCATGCTACGAACATGAATGAAAATTCTAATGGTTCAGTGATACCTGTGAAGAATGAAGCAAAAGCTGCTGCGATCATCAATGAAGCAGTTGCTTTTTTCTTTTCAGGACGAGCGTTACGATAAATCGCGTATGCTCCAGCTGGTAAACCAAACATCATCATTGGGAAGAACCCAGCTTGATACATACCAGTGACACCTTTTTCACCAGCACCTGACAAGAAGTTTCCAATATCGTTGATACCAGCTACGTCGAACCAGAATACTGAGTTTAAAGCGTGGTGTAAACCTGTCGGGATCAATAAACGGTTAAAGAATCCGTAAAGACCAGCACCTACAGCACCCAATTTAGAGATAGATTCACCAAAAGTTACTAAGCCAGAAAAGACAACTGGCCAAACAAAGAACAATACGCCTGAAGCAACTAACATTGCTAAAGCAGTCATGATCGGTACTAATCGTTTCCCACTAAAGAATGATAAAGCCATCGGTAATTTCACTTGGCTGAAACGATTGTACATCGCAGCTGCGATCAAACCTGATAAAATACCGATAAAGGCATTACCGATTTTCGCAAATGCAGGATCGACCTGCTCAACTGGAATTCCTTTCATCGCACCAACTGCTGCACTTGAAAGTAATGTTGTTACAACTAAGAACGCTACTAGTCCACTAAGGGCTGCTGCACCGTCTTTATCTTTAGACATACCTAATGCCAAACCAACCGCGAATAATACTGGTAAGTTATCAATGATCGCGCCCCCTGCTTTCACTAAGAAAACAGATAAGAAATTCGGATCGCCTAATCCAGTCATTACGTTTGGATCGATCCAATAACCAATCCCCATCAAAATCGCTGCTGCCGGTAATACGGCTACAGGAAGCATCAATGAACGTCCCATTCTTTGCATGTATGCTTTCATTTTAGTTTCTCCCCTTATTCTTTTATTTGGTCATCCTCAAGCGTTCGATATGAATCGCGAGATAACCTAATTCTTCGTTTGGAACCTGATAGTGAAAGTTCCTCATTAACAAAACCTGGACTTTTTTAGAGATTTCATAGCTCTCCGCATATTTCTTGCGGACCACATCTAAAATTTCATCATCCAGTACTGCATATTGATTTTGCTGAAAACGGTGAATAAACAAGCGCAAATGATTGACTAACCTAGAATAACTTAGGCTCATCTTTTCATCATGAATATTGATCCCCAATTCTTGCTCGATTAAATGAATGATTTCTGAAACGATTGTGACTTCACGGATACTTTTACTATTATCCGTCCGCCCGCTGCGAGCACTATGAATATGGATAGCAATATAACCTGCCTCATCATAGCTAAATGGGATTTCCAATGTCTGTGTTAAATATTCAACAGCCCATTGTGCAATTGAAAATTCTTCACTATAAAGAATTTCGATCTCATTTAAAAGTTTGTTGCGCACAATGATATTGTTTTGAATATTTTCAGCCGCAAAGGCAATATGATCACTTAGCCCGATATTGATATGCTCATTTAGTTTTTCACCTAAAACCATCTCAGCATGTGCAATGATTTCTTCTGTTACAAAGAAATACTTTTCATCGATTTGTGATAGTAGAACTTGCAGTTTTTTTACACCGTCTGGTTCCATCACAAACATCCGCTCCACCTGTTGCGGGAATAACAAGTCATTTTTCTTCTTGTTAAAGCCCACTCCTTTGCCAACAGCTACTTTTTCCTGCCCGACATCTTCAACAAGTACTGCATTTTGATTAAGCACCTTTTTGATTTTCATAAACATTCCTCTTCTGCAGAAGTAGATCGTCCGCATTCACGTGCCAGAGCAACAAAAAAAGCATAGAACAATCCCGTCAAAATATGAGTATATCATATTTTAAAGAAATTCTTCCATGCCTAGTATTATCCAGTCACATGAAAACGCTATTCGTTTTGTTAACAGTGATAGTTTACAAAGATATAGACCATTTGTCAATCAATTTGTTTCTTTTTTTTCAAAAAATTGATCAAAAAAATTTTCCATTCAGAAAAATAAAAAAATCAGCGAATGTTTGTATGTAAAAACATTCGCTGAAATCAGTTTACTCTTCTTCTTCGTCGGCATACTCGTCTTCATCGTCAAAGTCGTCATCTACATCGTCTTCATCAATAATAGTCAAGTCTTCTTCAATGCCAGGAAGCTCTTCTTCTTCATCATCTGAATCTGCACCGATTTCTTGAAGATCAGAGTTGTATGCTTTGATTTCTTCATCCTCATCGTCATCATCATCATAAAGAATATCGTCTTCGTCTTCATCCGTTAATTCTGCATCTTCCGGATCATCATCGTTGTAGTCGATCACGTCTTCATCATTGGCATCAATGATAAAGGCATTGACTTTCTTACGTTTTCTACGGCGTGGTTTATCTTCTTCATCATCTTCTAAACCATGTGTTACTTCTTCGTCGATAGAATCGATTGGATACCATGAGCGCAAGCCCCAACGGTTATCTCCTAGAGAGATAAAACTGCCATCAATATTTAAGTCAGTATAAAATTGTGCTAAAGAGTCACGAATTTCGCTGTCAGATTTTCCAAGATAATTTTGAATTTGGTTTACTAAATCAGAGAAATCCATCACATCTTCACGTTGTTCTAAAATTGCGTGCGCAACTTCGATCATGGATAGTTCATCTTTGTTCAACCCGTCAAATACATTAATTTCCAAACGGTACACGTCCTTTCACAGTCTACTCTTTATCATACAAAAACATGAAGAAAAAATCAATTGATTCTTACATAATTACGCAGTAAATTCTAATTCTAAATGATATTCGCCGATTTTTTCTGCTTGAGAGTACAAATCATAGTCGATTAGAATGCTTCCTGCTACCGGCTGATCTTTCAAACTAAAGCGTAGATTGCGCGTGAACGTCGTGATTTGGAATAGTCCATAAGGAGTTCTGTAACTAGTATCTAAACGCTCTTGATAAGCAAATTTCAAACGCATCCGTAATCCTCCTGCGCGGATCAACTGAATTTTCCCATCAGGCTCGACCTTGATCGTAACAGGTACAGGTTCCCCCTCTTCCTGCTCTTCTTTATAACGAATATAAAGTGTATCGCCAATTTTGACGATTTGACCTTCTAAATCAAAATAAAAATTCTTCTTC from Enterococcus sp. 9D6_DIV0238 includes:
- the rpoE gene encoding DNA-directed RNA polymerase subunit delta, with translation MEINVFDGLNKDELSMIEVAHAILEQREDVMDFSDLVNQIQNYLGKSDSEIRDSLAQFYTDLNIDGSFISLGDNRWGLRSWYPIDSIDEEVTHGLEDDEEDKPRRRKRKKVNAFIIDANDEDVIDYNDDDPEDAELTDEDEDDILYDDDDDEDEEIKAYNSDLQEIGADSDDEEEELPGIEEDLTIIDEDDVDDDFDDEDEYADEEEE
- a CDS encoding PRD domain-containing protein, translated to MKIKKVLNQNAVLVEDVGQEKVAVGKGVGFNKKKNDLLFPQQVERMFVMEPDGVKKLQVLLSQIDEKYFFVTEEIIAHAEMVLGEKLNEHINIGLSDHIAFAAENIQNNIIVRNKLLNEIEILYSEEFSIAQWAVEYLTQTLEIPFSYDEAGYIAIHIHSARSGRTDNSKSIREVTIVSEIIHLIEQELGINIHDEKMSLSYSRLVNHLRLFIHRFQQNQYAVLDDEILDVVRKKYAESYEISKKVQVLLMRNFHYQVPNEELGYLAIHIERLRMTK
- a CDS encoding DUF1934 domain-containing protein codes for the protein MDLSQGTPVSIQLKTIVDQEGEKKNFYFDLEGQIVKIGDTLYIRYKEEQEEGEPVPVTIKVEPDGKIQLIRAGGLRMRLKFAYQERLDTSYRTPYGLFQITTFTRNLRFSLKDQPVAGSILIDYDLYSQAEKIGEYHLELEFTA
- the nagE gene encoding N-acetylglucosamine-specific PTS transporter subunit IIBC gives rise to the protein MKAYMQRMGRSLMLPVAVLPAAAILMGIGYWIDPNVMTGLGDPNFLSVFLVKAGGAIIDNLPVLFAVGLALGMSKDKDGAAALSGLVAFLVVTTLLSSAAVGAMKGIPVEQVDPAFAKIGNAFIGILSGLIAAAMYNRFSQVKLPMALSFFSGKRLVPIMTALAMLVASGVLFFVWPVVFSGLVTFGESISKLGAVGAGLYGFFNRLLIPTGLHHALNSVFWFDVAGINDIGNFLSGAGEKGVTGMYQAGFFPMMMFGLPAGAYAIYRNARPEKKKATASLMIAAAFASFFTGITEPLEFSFMFVAWPLYVLHAILTGISLFISAIFHWTAGFAFSAGLVDFVLSLRNPIANQPYMLIVQGLVMAVLYFVVFDFAIKKFNLMTPGREEGEGEETPDVATSGDNKFAVLASRIYQGLGGDANVTSIDNCTTRLRLTVADTSKVDQGKIKATGVPGVKVIDDTNIQVIVGTEVQFVADEMNKIRNGAAPISGEPVKKPEVKEEVSTPAATTKETELFAVANGKVIPISEVQDDVFSAKMMGDGFAVIPTDGEVTTPVAGKITSIFPTKHALGIQTDSGIEVLLHMGLDTVELKGAPFTLHVEEGQIVKQGDKIATMDLAALEAAGKKSDLIVVFTNQDIVDSYDLAKSGQETSANDTIGKVTVK